Part of the Notamacropus eugenii isolate mMacEug1 chromosome 5, mMacEug1.pri_v2, whole genome shotgun sequence genome is shown below.
CTCCTGCAATCTGCACGCTCGACGCTGTCGCTTCCACGCTGAGGTATTCCGATTGTCGGGAGGGCGCAGCGGCGGTGTCTGCGAACGCTGCCGCCACCACACCGCAGGTCGTCACTGCCACTACTGCGAGCGGGGATACTGGCGGGACCCCAAGCAGCCCCTGTCCAGTCGCAGGGCCTGCCGCGGTGAGTTCCGTCGAGGGGCTGCGGCTGGATCCCTAGGGGATCCAGCTGGGGAAAGGGCCTGGGATAAGCATCTGAGGGGGGTGACCCCGAGTCACCGAGGGTTCTCTCTCGCCCAGCCTGTCAGTGCCACCCCATCGGTGCAACCGGGGCCCAATGCAACCAGACCAACGGACAGTGTCCTTGCAAGCCAGGAGTGACTGGTCCCTCCTGTGACCGCTGCGCTTTGGGCTACCAGCAGAGTCGTTCTATCCGTCTGCCCTGTCAGCGTGAGTTTGGGGAGGGACTCCTGGGGTCCCAAAGGGCAGGGTCTAGGGAGGGTACACCTGGAGCCCCGAGGGGCAGAGACTGGGAGGGGGAAGTCCGGATTGGGCAGGTGCTGCTGGTCGAGAGGACTGAGTCGAATGATTAGGGTTCTCTCCCTCCTGCTCGTTTTCCTTCTCTCAGGGATCCCAGAGATAACGACTACAGAAGCCACAATCCCTAGTGTCTACACTCCAGGTATTGGGGGACCCGGAGGGCTTGGGTCCCTGAACCCAGCTGGAGCTAAACAACAGCACGCCTAGGCGAGAATTCAGGACCTGGGCAGAGGGGGTGGGGGCGCGGTGCAGAGGATGGGCCATAGAGGGGGCTAAGAGATGCTCACGTCTGGGCCCGTCCACAGACCCGACGTGCCAGAGCCTCTGTAACGCCTCTGAAGCGCGAGTCCACATGAGTCTGCAGGAATACTGTCACCAAGCCTATGGTGAGAACCTGAGCTtccggggggtggggggggggagggcggtTCGGGGTCAGGGAGACCCGGGTAGCCTCATTTTCCCTGCCTGAATCAGGGCCAAGGTTCACCGAGGGCAGGAGCCTAGAAAGCCAGAGTATCCCCAGAGGCAAAGCTGGGGAAGGCCTCCCGGGAGCAGGATAGAGGGACGGGGATGCCTGGGTCTACGAGGAGAGGCCCAGGGGACCTTCCAACTGGAAAGAGCCAGGACGGAAGATGGGAAGCCTGAGTCCTTTGGGGATCTGAACTAGGGGAGAAATGCGCCTGGGTTTGAGATTAAGGAGGCCTGAGTCCCCTGAGGCGGAGCAGGGGGAAGAGGGTTCCAGGGTCTCCAGAGGATAGTGTGATTTTCCTGCTCCCTCTCTCATTAGTTCTTCGAGCTCAGGTTCAGTCCGCCGAGCCTTCAGGCCCAACCTGGTGGCGTCTGAAGATCCGCGTCCTGGCTGTATACAAGCAGCGGGCAGAACCCCTGAGCACAGGAGTACAGGATACCTGGGTTCCTCGTGCCGACTTGGTCTGTGGCTGCCTAACCCTCCGGCCTGGGTCTATCTACCTGCTACTAGGGGGGCCCCCCGGAGGATCCGACCCCACCCGCTTGGTCCTCGATCACCGTGGGCGCGCCCTGCCCTGGAGATCCCAATGGGCACAGACCCTGAAGCGGCGGCAGCGGGAAGAGCGGGCCGGGAGCTGCCCCTGAGAATCTCTCCTAGCTGCTCTGTCTGATATGGAAGCTGATATTCATCCCCAATAAAGCAGCCGCACCCCTACCTCTCCCGAGTCTTCTGTGGGGTCAGGGGTCCCTCTAGGGTCAGGGACACGATCTCTGGATGACCCGAGGGGGAGATACTGGGCTCCCTTCGAAGACAGGCCCAGGGGGATGGAGCTGGGTAAGGAAAGGCTTCTGCCTCCCAGGGGTCAGGGCTGGAGGCTGGCATACCTGAGGACTTGGACTTGAGCAGTGGATGGGGgtggtgggagtgggagaggagaggaagaacaatgcccaGCATGcttgagagggaggggaaaaagcagGGGATGCCCACTGAGGTCCTGGGGAGGGAGTGTCCTTGTGCGGTTCCACAAAATCGAGGCAATTAAGAGATATATTGGAGCTGGTGAGGGAGGACTCCCATCGCTGACATTTGGGGGAAGAAATGTGAGTCAAAGAACGTGAGAATCCAACATACAACTTGATAATTTCCCCAGAGAATGAAATACACAGAGCTAGTAAGGAAAGGAGTCTGAACTTGAACTCCGATCTTCGTCTTTCCCCAGTCTGGTGCTTACTGCACTTGACCAGGCTTATAAATGCTGTCAGGACTCTCCTTGTGGGGGAGTACTCAAGCAGAGCTGTCACTGACTGGCCCCACTTTCGGATGGAGTTACTCCTTCCTTGGGGCCTAATTTTTTCTTGAGCCACACCTTCAGCTGCCTTCCTCTCAAaggccaaaaaataaaaaataaaaataattcctacAGTAATAGGAGATTGTGGTCTCTCAATTACCTGGCCACTGTTGCAGTGAATTCATTGGCCCAGATTGAAGCTGGTGAATGTATTCCCTAGGACCTGGGAACTT
Proteins encoded:
- the NTN5 gene encoding netrin-5 isoform X2; amino-acid sequence: MPLTFSLGLLVLFTLGEGEHCSDAQGGPRFCVPPTALLAWAGASCGRAVNHSSSLNLALGGPYLLTSVHLRFCSPPAANAVAGARVLATSNGEGAGGGPWWPLARLWTSGGGPTAELTLRAQIGPSQHPPALHLRVELGSPEALASVAVRGRCQCHGHAARCAVRLQPPRCRCRHHTTGPGCESCLPSHQDWPWRPATPQHPYACQPCSCNLHARRCRFHAEVFRLSGGRSGGVCERCRHHTAGRHCHYCERGYWRDPKQPLSSRRACRACQCHPIGATGAQCNQTNGQCPCKPGVTGPSCDRCALGYQQSRSIRLPCQRIPEITTTEATIPSVYTPDPTCQSLCNASEARVHMSLQEYCHQAYVLRAQVQSAEPSGPTWWRLKIRVLAVYKQRAEPLSTGVQDTWVPRADLVCGCLTLRPGSIYLLLGGPPGGSDPTRLVLDHRGRALPWRSQWAQTLKRRQREERAGSCP
- the NTN5 gene encoding netrin-5 isoform X3 translates to MPLTFSLGLLVLFTLGEGEHCSDAQGGPRFCVPPTALLAWAGASCGRAVNHSSSLNLALGGPYLLTSVHLRFCSPPAANAVAGARVLATSNGEGAGGGPWWPLARLWTSGGGPTAELTLRAQIGPSQHPPALHLRVELGSPEALASVAVRGRCQCHGHAARCAVRLQPPRCRCRHHTTGPGCESCLPSHQDWPWRPATPQHPYACQPCSCNLHARRCRFHAEVFRLSGGRSGGVCERCRHHTAGRHCHYCERGYWRDPKQPLSSRRACRACQCHPIGATGAQCNQTNGQCPCKPGVTGPSCDRCALGYQQSRSIRLPCQHPTCQSLCNASEARVHMSLQEYCHQAYVLRAQVQSAEPSGPTWWRLKIRVLAVYKQRAEPLSTGVQDTWVPRADLVCGCLTLRPGSIYLLLGGPPGGSDPTRLVLDHRGRALPWRSQWAQTLKRRQREERAGSCP
- the NTN5 gene encoding netrin-5 isoform X1, producing MAGCVCDFLQVQGHASMPLTFSLGLLVLFTLGEGEHCSDAQGGPRFCVPPTALLAWAGASCGRAVNHSSSLNLALGGPYLLTSVHLRFCSPPAANAVAGARVLATSNGEGAGGGPWWPLARLWTSGGGPTAELTLRAQIGPSQHPPALHLRVELGSPEALASVAVRGRCQCHGHAARCAVRLQPPRCRCRHHTTGPGCESCLPSHQDWPWRPATPQHPYACQPCSCNLHARRCRFHAEVFRLSGGRSGGVCERCRHHTAGRHCHYCERGYWRDPKQPLSSRRACRACQCHPIGATGAQCNQTNGQCPCKPGVTGPSCDRCALGYQQSRSIRLPCQRIPEITTTEATIPSVYTPDPTCQSLCNASEARVHMSLQEYCHQAYVLRAQVQSAEPSGPTWWRLKIRVLAVYKQRAEPLSTGVQDTWVPRADLVCGCLTLRPGSIYLLLGGPPGGSDPTRLVLDHRGRALPWRSQWAQTLKRRQREERAGSCP